A single region of the Nicotiana sylvestris chromosome 6, ASM39365v2, whole genome shotgun sequence genome encodes:
- the LOC138871302 gene encoding uncharacterized protein, producing MYPKCPWILTASKDGRSNNFKVKRYCPVHKCYKTNKNKLCNSRYLAKHYRDKIVCQPNMKVWELKKLIKDELDMYVGRSTVHRARAKILKEIIGDVHVEFKRLYDYRDILLQANPGTTCVVKVEDQGEGKLVCNSFYVCFYAIKKGWSEGYRRIIGLDGCFLKGICKGQLLVAVSKNGNNQMFPIAWAIVDVENSFTWTWFLKCVTHDLELQDGRDLTIMSDMQKGLLKAVSEVLPESEHRWCARHILANWNGICESLLRYNKETWCRAYFNCDRKCDIIDNNMCETFNAWILAARHKTIMTMLEEIRVKMMERIGKLREFADTWICDISPIAMKVYQDNMA from the exons ATGTATCCAAAATGTCCATGGATCTTGACTGCAAGCAAAGATGGCAGATCCAACAATTTTAAGGTAAAAAGGTATTGTCCTGTCCACAAGTGttacaaaacaaataaaaacaagCTTTGCAACTCCAGATACCTAGCAAAGCATTACAGGGATAAGATTGTGTGTCAACCAAATATGAAAGTTTGGGAGCTAAAGAAACTCATTAAGGATGAACTGGACATGTATGTTGGTAGGTCTACTGTACATAGAGCTAGAGCAAAAATTCTAAAGGAGATAATAGGTGATGTGCATGTTGAGTTCAAGAGACTCTATGATTATAGAGATATTCTATTACAGGCAAATCCAGGTACAACTTGTGTTGTGAAGGTAGAAGATCAAGGTGAAGGCAAGCTTGTCTGCAATTCATTTTATGTTTGCTTCTATGCTATTAAAAAAGGATGGTCTGAAGGTTATAGAAGGATAATTGGCCTTGATGGTTGTTTTCTAAAAGGCATTTGTAAGGGTCAACTTCTTGTAGCAGTATCAAAGAATGGAAATAATCAGATGTTTCCTATAGCTTGGGCCATTGTAGACGTTGAGAACAGTTTTACTTGGACATGGTTTCTGAAGTGTGTGACTCATGACTTAGAGCTTCAAGATGGAAGGGATCTTACTATCATGTCTGATATGCAAaag GGATTGCTTAAAGCTGTATCAGAAGTGTTGCCTGAAAGTGAACATAGGTGGTGTGCCAGACATATATTAGCAAACTG GAATGGGATATGTGAGAGCCTCTTAAGGTATAACAAGGAAACCTGGTGTAGAGCATACTTCAACTGTGACAGGAAATGTGATATAATTGACAACAATATGTGCGAGACATTTAATGCTTGGATACTTGCTGCTCGGCACAAGACAATTATGACAATGTTGGAGGAAATTAGAGTGAAGATGATGGAGAGAATAGGAAAATTAAGGGAGTTTGCAGATACATGGATATGTGATATATCCCCAATTGCTATGAAGGTGTATCAGGATAACATGGCCTAA